One Dunckerocampus dactyliophorus isolate RoL2022-P2 chromosome 6, RoL_Ddac_1.1, whole genome shotgun sequence genomic window, CACCTGTGAGCAACCAAGCCCTGTTTCCTTCCTTCTACGCGCCACCCAGTCAACCCCTGCTCACTCACTTGTCACACTGACTGCAGCAAGGCCCCACccaacataatagatgacaACACGGGGATGTCTTTTTCCAGCTCAGGGGGGAGTCGGGAGGTGGGAAATGAGCAGCTCCTGAATGGAAGCGAACGGCTGGCTATGTTAGTGGAGGCTTGAGGGAAGGCGATCAAGCTAAAGTGATTACCACGGGCTTTCTGAGAGCCCTCTATTTGTGAATGGTAGCAAGCAAGGGCAGCGAGGGGTTTATTCCAGGATGAAGacgctttttttaaatgtttaaaaataaacgCCTATGTATAGGaggtctttgtctttctgtcacCTAAATCAGGCAGAATATTTTCAAGGCTGCCTGCATGCAATCTGCAACTATAAATATTTAGTCGCTGAAGGTGGTGTTATTCTGGGTAAAGACATCATCCTTGGGAAGGTGGCTGTATTTGTCGTGCCAACTTGTTTGAGCGAGTGCACTATTTCAAGCAGACAgccagagacaaaaaaaaaatacactcgtAGAATGATGATTCAGAAATAAACCTTCAGACCGAAGCCTTGACAAAAAATtttgtgaaattaaaaaaaagcagatctcCTTGAACTCACCAATGAATTCTATTGCCTCTTGGAAGTGGGAGCTAATGTCGGCCATGTGGCTGTCCTCCACTGGGATCCACTTGTAGTCGTAGTGGCCCTTGGCCGGCTGCATGTCCCTGCGCGACACATTGAGCAAGGCAGTGATGTGAAGGTCGGTGAGATAGTCCTGCCTGGAGGCGTGGTAGGCACTACCGAGGTAGAGGAAAGGCAGGATCTCCACAGGTTTACCCTGAAAGGGAGAGCAGCGAGGGAAATGTGAGTCAAGACAAGTAGCCGAATACACAACAAGGTGTGATTTGAGCCCCGGAGTGAAAACAAGAGTTTACGTGCTATGACATCATTACTGCTCCTATCCCACCTTTAATTTTGTTGCGGTAAAAGGCAAATAtcgcaaaaatgttaaaatatttgggtTGAGAAAAGTACAGCGGAAccggaaaaatatgcctcaaaagtcaaacttgCCCTAATCATAAAATCTTCGGAGACTTCAAATCAGtcagttttaaaatgattaacaagttttgttttttgtgaagACACCACAAAAGGGTGCTATTGATGGAAAAGAGTACACGTATGATAACTATAGAACATCCAAAAATATTGAGTGTACAATTCCTCAAACAGTACGTACCGAAGACGCAACCATAAAGCTCAAAACGTGTTGttacacccacacacgcataatctgttgatacagtatatgcagtcgTACATGTAGAACTCCACTAGATGTTGGTGTTGCTCTGCAAACACCTTCCCGTTCTCTCTCCATTTGTGTACGTGATTTTactatattttacttttattttacagtTAACTTTTCTTTGTATGACTtaagaatattaaaatattgcTCAAAACATGCACAATTAACGCAATAGTAACTGAGTCCGGaacaagtttattttcatagaGTTTGAATTAGTTGAGCAATGGCATTGCGATTaagaacaataaaaaataagtagATGAATAAGAAATGTATTTGCTACATGCACAATAGCTTAAGTACTGTTTAGTctgtatttctatattttttttccaccaattcCCCATAATTGTGTTTGTTGAATACAAAAACATTAATCTGATGCAATAAGAAACTTGCTTATTATCCATCTATTAGTTAGAATGCATGTCTTTCAGTGTCCATACAATAGATTGATCTTTGAGCGGCCATACTGACAGTGAATGAGGAAAGGTCATGGATGAAAGTGTTTTTCTCTATGGTAGCCTCTGACCTGATCCCTTTCTGAGCTCCATAAAggtcagaaatatacaaatgtatgttttatggATGTCTAATATTAGGAACTCATGTCagtacacattattttttaaacgctGTTGGATGTAATGCTAAAAATGGGATGTCAGTGGGTGTGGGCTCCGTACGGCGATGATTACCTGATCATAATCCGGTTTGCGGTGAGACAGCGTCTCACTGTTGGCCCGTTTCTCGCTTTCACTTCCGCTGCTATGGTCGATGCTTTTCACCTCCGTGCAAAGGTCAGGGTATTGTGAGTGGAAGTTCTCATATCCTCCTGAGAGAAGGGGGGTATAAACACATCATGTAAGAAATAAGCTTAGAATAATCACCCCCTTTTACCACCCCGCGAATACACACCTTGTGAAACAACAGAGTTTATGAAACAGACTTAACCCCGGATTATAACCTGATTATAAGAGCGTCATTAATTACTGGAGTCTGCTGTTACCAGCCACTAATCCTCTTCACTTCCACAGGATGTAAAGGTGACAGACGGAAATGAAGGTGTTTGAACACATTATCAATTTCTATTACATTCCAGTTCACTCATgagtgttttgcttttgttggtTTGCCACAGAAAGTCGTTGCACAATTTGTTCATACTTCTCAGCATTGACTCATCAGCTCCATTGACGCACACTCATATAGCGGCTTATATCACAGACATGGTGGACTATGTGTATATTAGAAATAATGATTTTAATATAGCCCAAACGAGATGTTAACTTTATATGAAATATGTTTAACCTGTTACTTTTATCTGTTAAAGcaaaggtgtccaaacttgtttCCATCAAGgaccacataatgaaaaatcaaTCGGCTACTTTGATATCCAAAAGCCAAGTTTGTGGccttttgccctttttttttttgttttttataaacattttatacctacaatgtgccacggtcCAATGACGAACTAACCGCAGCCCCCAAATGGCGCCTGGGCCGCACTCCCCTTGTACTAAAgggttctgcttttttttttttttttttaacaatagtaTAATATTCATCTCTGTTGTTTTCAAATAATTGTTACCTTTCAAGAAACTGATGTTCGTCCCGTTGGCCAGATGTGACAGAGTATTTATTACTATTTGTGCTACACTGTCCTTCTTCAGCTTCTGCCAATGGGACGTCCTGTCATCCAGAGCGACCACCGCCGATATGCTGCCCTCCCGTAACCGAAGGAGGGCTCTCTCGTCCGGGATAACGAACTGCAGAGGCACCGGTCCTCCCCGCGACCTCCGGACCACCACGGAGTTGAGATTGACATTGACGGAACCTTCGATATTGGAGTTGGTGAATGACAAATAAGGTCGACAATCCAAGATAAGGCAGTCCTCCTTCCTGATCATCTTCCTCAGACGGCGGCCGTCGATGCTGGACACTTTCATTATGGCGTCCTCGACTctgttattataattattgcccAAAGAATGCGTGGGGACCCTAGATAGTGTCAGCGGGCGAACGATGAGCCCTGAGCGCTTCTGTGCCTACATTTCCTCCAAGGAAATTCCGGCCGAACCTTTTTTATGTGAATGGAACCTTGCTGACTGACGTCACGAACCATGTATGGACACCGGTGAGGCGTGGTGGCCGCCAAACACACGCCCACAAGTAATGAAAGAGGGAGCCTAACCCCGCCCCTAAGCTGTGTGACGTAGTGAGAACATCGATTGATTAACTCTTACTCACAGGAGGTCATGCACATATCCTGTTCTTTGACTATCAACTCTTTGCATCACTTTGGAGAAAATGAGCGCACGGGCTGTGATATTACTTCATCAAAACagacattggggaaaaaaaaagtacaaataatgaTCTGAATCATATTTCTGGGTAAAGTATGCTGAAACACACTAGGAAATTGTTCCAGGGTGGTGGATATACTGTAGCGCTATACTGCACAGCAGCatacacaacatacagtatagctttgttgttaaatgacattttaacaaacaaaaatgaccAATTTTTGGACAGATTACCAAATGACTTTAATTAATTCTTGGTCGTGAGCCCATGGAAGCTTGTTCAGTTgtcttcatttgtcatttcagcCACATACAGCGTACATAATGAGTCAATATGGCCATTTAGACTTACTATAAACATGACAAATGTAAgagtctacagcaggggtgtccaaagtgtgggccgGAGGCCATTCTCATCCCACAGCTGATTTTTTATCAGCCCTCAGCATATTCTTACTTACTAATAATAagatacagtgaaacctcgatTTTAAAACGCCctggtttttgtatgattcggatttcaccaaaatttttcctcagttttcatacactcTTGATTATTGTATGATACTGTGCATAACACACTAGTCTGTTTGCCTcatactgtatcattccacggAATCAATTGCCCAACCACTGTTCAATAAATTCAATGAAGAAGTCATTGCAAAGTACGCTCCTCGCTGTTCGCACTAACaacagtcttcaataaaggtaaaaataatgttaaacgcTCATGTATCCATTTTATTCGCAATTTatgattttgcattgttttctgtatattataattattattattttttgttcataatttTTGAGTGACTAACAGATAAActgaatttacatgatttcttatgggaaaaatgtattcgtttTTTCTCAGATCTTTTAGAAgtaattaataacgaaaaccacTGTATATTATTGAATATTATACCAACATTGAATTGGTTTTGgcatttttaatgcacaaaatggcccccagcatcaatcaatttttctgtatgtggacttgactgaaaaataacaatacatggTCATTCTAGCTATATGAATTATCCAGTAGAGATAATAAAAAGACAAGgggaaataaaagcatgcctTTTAAAGGGTAAATGTGTGGCAGAAACTGAGAGcccatttgaaacattttgtcaAGTCCAAACTGTCAAAAGGACTTTTAACAGTCCCTCAGAATGTAGTTGCAGAGACCGTAAGGTCTTAAGGATATTTGTTATTTAAATTTATAGATAGAttgatttttaagtttttagATTTTTCGAAACAAGGGGTTTTCAAATTGTGGCACAGAAGAGCCTCACTGCAGACACCATAAAATGGCTGGGGCCTCCACGACTCCCCCCAAAAAGATTTTCTGCAGCTGATTTTTAGTTTTCTACAAAACCAAAGCCCTGTGTTCTCTCTCACTGAAGGATCTAAAACTAATTCATTCCTTCAAAGTGTATTTTCTTAATTTACCTCAAGCTAATGAACCTTCCCCGAAGTCTTCTCTTTAAAACTCCCCCACTGGTCTAAACAATACACCTAAAAAGTTACTTTTCTGAGTGAGTACAACTAAGAGTAAAAGTATGATGAGatattatttacataatatacacttacagtatatgttataacgagggatgtctgataatatcggcccaccgatattatcgacCCGATTTGTAATATCGGTAAATATTGGTATCGCGTTTTTTCCGAAAATGAAaaccgtttaaaaaaaatgctgtttatAGGCTTATTGtgggctcccgtattttccGGCGCACAAATGACTACCTCATCAAACCGCATCTGAAGCGTGTAAACAACTGTGTGGCTAGTAACAAGCTTGCTCACTCCTGACTAACATATCTGTGGTGTTTCCTTCGGATATTGAACTTGTGATTTGCAGTGACTGGAAAGTGTTGGTGATGCGAGGTGGAACCAAGACTTCCTCCTTCAGTACTTCCAATTGCCAGGGAGAAAGCCATCAATCAAACCAGCCCTTTCTATCGTGCAAGACGCCTGATTCACCAAGCATGGAGTTCCTTGAGCCACGCTTTGCCATGCCCAATCACAAGTGTTTCTCAGATGTCTGCTTACTCGAGTTGTACAAGGTTGTTTACATCCACGTTGataagctaattgctgatgttgtatccattagcttcacaacagatatgtgttaattccacgacaggagatacgTGACGTTACACACATCGGTTGATATCgcaatcagaaattgagagttggacaatatcggcatatcagatattggcaaaaaagctaatatcggacatcccgagttacattgacattctcctccaatttcagatcaaAGCAAAAAGATTGTTCAAAgcattagattagatttagTTCCACAACCCTCCCCTGTCTCTCTACGCTATGCATCACAGActttaacatttcaaagtgcaactttggtgcattcaaggaccaccaaacaaagtgggaaatctcaatgcttgatgaGAAACGGTTAGGATCCCTCCTCCCATTGCCCACCTTTCATTCCTTTATGGCAGCACCTTGTTGTATAACATCTTTGAAGACTCTGATAGGGAATCATCGTCGCATCATCTTTGATGGCGTCCCTTAAAGGCCCACCCAGAGGAGGAAACATAACCAGGTTGTTGTCAACTCTTTAATGGTAACACTCGTGTCAACGTTCAAGCattgtttctttgtgtttttgccgCTCCTGTCGACCTCCTGCTTTTTGTGCAGTTTTTACAATGGGATTCACTTTTTGTCCTGCCTGACCCTGCTGCTTCGTTTGCTGCCCAGCCATCCCTGCACTGCCCACCGAGGATTCCCTCCCGCCTGTTCATGTACTCTTGAGTTTCAATAAACTCTCTTCTTTTGCTCACACCAAGgtgtctgcattttggatttcaCCCCACCACCCCGAACCCTACCTTGAcacaaacattatcagtgaagcgtaAAGACTTAAACGTGTAAAAattgtggacttttttttttaatgtaaagtaTGCGGTCATACTTATAAATTAGTACCAAGCACAGAAAATCCTCACATTTGCAATGTACGCGGCTGGAGAAGTAGCTGACAGAGGCAAACCCATAACTTCCGCTTAGTCCCATGTATAGCCGAGTGAACCTGCTGTATATCCTTTGGCATGTAAGCCTAAGCCGCCAAATGAATTAACAGGTTTAAATGTCACACTGCATGCACTCACATGACATGCAATCAATCTGGGGGGCTCAGGGCTGCCTGTGTTTGCTTCATGTATGAATGCTGTGTGTTTGGAAGCAACAATGACATGTTTGAAATGTATGTCACACAAGATATTTTTATAACATGCTTTTTTCACACATAATAAATGATTGATTGATGTGCTTCATtcctttaattaaattttatacACAACATTTCAAAGCACTAGAGATTTAGCTCATAAAGCACTAGTGGCAAGTGATGGACAGACGGTAggatgttgtgttgtgtctgcACTGTAATGTTACACACAGCCAGACGCGGTGACAACTCCCGTGACAGACACCACACGGTGTCAGTGTAAAAGCTAGCCATCGTGGCGTCACACAGTGTGGGCTCTCCTTGAGGATGTAGAGGATGCTGAATCaaggaatgaatgagtgaatgtggCGTGAATACAtcatgaatgagtgaatgtggGTTGAATACATCATGGAGGCTGAGGCAGAGATGTCTGGAAGGCAGAGGATTAGAGGGCCAGCAGGCAGCGTGCCATATGGTCCAGTCTAATCTGGGCTTGTGACATCACAGCCGATGAGCGCCGAGGCCCACCATCCGTTTCCAAGCCCTCATTTCATTATGGGGTTTGGTGGTGTCAGCTGTAAATAACAACAGTGGACTCGTGTCAGCCAGACAGACATACTTTGTGTTCTACTTGCCATCACTTGAGCCTTTTCTTTGTGAAGCctgggcttttttttctcctcttcctGCTTGACTGGCTCTCACATGAGTGGCGTGAGCTCCTATACACTAAACAAGCTGTATACATTAGTTTTCCTCCCATACATGTCCTTCATAGTtcatggttatggtttaatttatttccaacATGCATGCATTGGAATACTTCATGTTGCCATTCTCAattccacatgtctgaaaaggagtaggaagaagcagagcttaatcCCCTCTTCgattcacatcaattgctagtacatttgtttacttcctgtattcaCTATTGACATTATTCTCCATATAATAAAAGCAGCTGTTTGGTCTTTATAGCTAAAGGTGtccacttccaggtcttcctgTCGTGCAGTCGTGATAATGTtaatgtcattgaatgtagatacatggGTTCCTAATTCCCCAACTTCTTCTTGAGCAGCAATTGCACtgtagtagtgatgtcaaatgttattgaacGTCATCTTCCAGCTGCATCGTTCTTTGtttgtgggttgtatcctccattttccttgttgtcatggtgatatGGTCTTTAATGTTTATCTAGATctttgatatctttgacaacaagcactcttgcctcTTCTGGCCCTCCATTTAGCTCAACGTGGATTTTGCAGTTGGTGCTCCAAAATACCTtgtctttccttgcttcctcaagTTGCGTGGTTTCTTGGAGATGTcagcgttttgtcagatgctcatttatGTAGACGTTTGTGCCTTGAGCTTCTTGTTTCAACAGTGctgttttgaattccctgttggtgaacttaaagATGATTAAGtgttgttgtttctgccatacagtggtATCGATGGTGTCAATAtatacatccacctcctttgagtGCAGGAAattggcaatttgttgctttgttgaagaaACAACATGTTCTGCCCTGCCCTGGCATTTGTCCTGGGTGTAATTCacagccctgtgaggaccacattattcatttgtgcattctgattcatctcatcaattgtatttttcatttgctcaatgatttttttcctcaacagtgcaaggcagcattatcatccagtagtaccttgatatcatcTTGCAGTACCTTGGAATAATTGCATAGTGCTCTATAGGGTTTTTAtcctccttaagagcagtgtgcaaggcagcattaccatcctgtagtaccttgatatcatcctgtagtgcCTTAGTATCCTTGCATAGTGCTCTATATTCCTCAAGGTTCATGACCTCTTTATAGCTCTCCGAGAAGCCCTTCTTAAAGCTCTTGTTCTATGTTTGCAGGCCTCTTAGATCTTGCCTTTTTTGTGCTACAGTTTCCTGCAGTTGCTCTTCCGTCTCCTCCTTCAGGGTTCAAAATAACATCCAAACGTTCACTGCTTCTGCATCAAATTTTTGACCCAGATTTACATTCAAGGGGCCATTTGATATCAAATCATCATCCCAGGATCAAACTGTTTCTG contains:
- the dusp5 gene encoding dual specificity protein phosphatase 5, with protein sequence MKVSSIDGRRLRKMIRKEDCLILDCRPYLSFTNSNIEGSVNVNLNSVVVRRSRGGPVPLQFVIPDERALLRLREGSISAVVALDDRTSHWQKLKKDSVAQIVINTLSHLANGTNISFLKGGYENFHSQYPDLCTEVKSIDHSSGSESEKRANSETLSHRKPDYDQGKPVEILPFLYLGSAYHASRQDYLTDLHITALLNVSRRDMQPAKGHYDYKWIPVEDSHMADISSHFQEAIEFIDHVKQSGGKVLVHCEAGISRSPTICMAYIMRTQQLRLDAAFDIIKQRRAVVSPNFSFMGQLLQFECEVLSTAPAHAATPEPTTPCVPESASFFANDITTFNTKTFEPSIFTLPTSCLQSPVHHQFTLSPITALP